A single Zootoca vivipara chromosome 1, rZooViv1.1, whole genome shotgun sequence DNA region contains:
- the LOC118086352 gene encoding nucleolar protein 16-like yields MPKAKGKSRQQKYNYNVDRKKQNRAFRKRAVPRIKCTQIRHAWDRTKTVKQNLAEMGLAVDPNKAIPIPKTMQQMLKMEVDGQEANVKTVRQPYVLNELESEASLPEKKSESLSQDLIDYVQHMIRSHGENYKAMARDEKNYYQDTPMYITRKINVYKHFYPEEYQTFVASLQPEKMEQQ; encoded by the coding sequence ATGCCGAAAGCCAAAGGGAAGAGCCGGCAGCAAAAGTACAACTATAATGTCGACCGCAAGAAGCAGAACAGGGCTTTCCGCAAGCGTGCGGTGCCCCGCATAAAATGTACCCAAATCCGACATGCCTGGGATAGGACCAAAACTGTGAAGCAGAACCTGGCAGAAATGGGCCTGGCTGTTGATCCAAACAAGGCTATACCTATTCCGAAAACAATGCAACAGATGCTGAAAATGGAAGTGGATGGACAAGAAGCAAATGTGAAAACTGTGCGGCAGCCATATGTATTAAATGAGTTGGAATCGGAGGCCAGCCTCCCAGAGAAGAAGTCAGAGTCGCTCTCACAAGATCTTATTGACTATGTCCAGCACATGATCCGGAGCCATGGTGAAAACTACAAGGCTATGGCACGTGATGAGAAGAACTATTACCAGGACACACCAATGTATATTACCAGGAAAATCAATGTATATAAACACTTCTACCCTGAGGAATACCAGACCTTTGTTGCCTCTCTGCAGCCAGAGAAGATGGAACAGCAATGA